TTGTGCGCCGCTCTAAAGGCCATGCACAATCTGTGATCGTGACCGGCGATTTGACTGTGAATCTTGACACAAAGACGGTTGAGGTTGGTGGGCAGCGGGTGCACCTGACAGGAAAAGAGTACCAGATGCTGGAACTTCTTTCCCTGCGAAAAGGAACCACTCTCACCAAAGAGATGTTCCTGAACCACCTTTATGGCGGTATGGACGAGCCGGAACTCAAAATTATCGATGTGTTTATTTGTAAGCTGCGCAAGAAGCTTGCCTCTGCCACATCTGGCAAAAACTACATCGAAACCGTATGGGGCCGCGGATATGTTCTGCGAGAGCCTGAGGAAAAAGCCGCCTGACGCGACCGCCTATCCCCTATTAAAAAACCTCGCAAATTCTGCGAGGTTTTTTATTGCTCATGATGCAAGTCGCAAATCCGGCCCAGCTCTACCCTATGGCATTGAGGCGGCTGCGTACCTGTTCGATCGGCGACAAGCCGAGCTGCTTGGATTGTTTGGGCCGGTACAGCCCGCGTAAGTTGGGTACAGGCTCAAAGCAATCTGTCAGCCCCACAACGGTTTCCGCAGCTCCCAGCACCAGATAACCGTCCGCAGGCATTTGCCGTGAGATCTTTTGCAACACTTCGATTTTCGTTGCCTGATCAAAGTAGATCAGAACATTACGGCAAAAGACAATGTCGAACTCGCCGAGCCCTGCAAAGCTGTCCAGAAGGTTCATCTTCTTCCACTGCACCATGGACCGCAGCTCCGGTGCAATCTGCCACAGCTCTTCTTGCTGGGTGAAGTACTTCAAAAGCATCTGGATAGGCAGGCCGCGCTGTACTTCAAACTGGCTGTAAATGCCGGAGCGAGCTTTCTCCAGAACTTCCTTTGAAAGGTCAGTACCCACAATATCGAAGTTGAAGCCTGCGGTTCTCGCCTTCATTTCCTTGAGGGTCATGCACAAAGAATAGGGTTCTTGCCCCGTAGACGCTGCCGCGCACCAGATTCGGATACGCTTGCGTGCCTCTCTGCTTTTCAGCATGGCAGGCAGCATTTCCGCCTTGAAGTGCTCGAAAGGCGTTTTATCGCGGAAGAAGAACGACTCGTTAGTCGTCATGGCTTCCACTACATCTTCTTGCAGCTCCCGTGTACCGGGTTTACGAAGCGTGCCGATCAGTTCTGACAGGGAACTGAACTCCCGCCGTCTGACGATCGGAACGAGGCGGCTTTCCACCAGATACTGTTTTTCATCGGAGAGCACCAGACCGGAGCGGCTCATCAGAAAAGTTCTCAAAAACTCATAGTCTTGAGGGGTCATCTGACCTTCCCTCCTATAATGCTGGCAAGACGGGGACCGATTTTGTCCAACGGCAAGATTTCACTGCAACTTCCAGCCTTGACTGCCGCTCCCGGCATACCCCACACAACACTGCTTTCCTCGTCCTGCGCAATCACACTGCCACCCTTATCTGCAATAAACACGGACCCTTTGGAACCATCTGCTCCCATGCCAGTGAGAACCAATGCCAAGACACCGGAACCGAACACTTCGGCAATACTTTCAAACAGCGGGTCAACAGAGGGCCGGCAGAAATTGATGGGTGCCGTTTCATCCAGCAACACAACTGCCCGGCCGTCTTTCGCACCCACACGCATATGATAGCCACCGGGGGCTACATAGATGTGGCCAGCTTTCAACGGCTCCTCGTGTTCTCCCTCTTTGGCCGGTATTCCCACACTCTTGCCAAGATGCTCAGCCAGAATGGTCGTGAACGTCCGTGGCATATGCTGGGTTATGAGAATGGGAAGGCTTTTAACCCTTGGCCCCATGTTCTCAAGAACCGAATGCAGCGCCTGAGGTCCGCCTGTTGAACTGCCAATGGCAAGCACCTTGGGCAGAACAGGAGACATGGAACGCAGCGAATAGTTTTCATCGCCGTGCTGTGCCTTTGCCTTTTGCAAGGCAAGGCGCGGATTGAGGCGGTAGGAATTCTGAGGTGCAGCCGAGGGGCGAAGACCTGTTGTCTCCGCTCTCATGCGCCGTTGCGGCAGGCTCGAAGCCCTTAATGATGCACGCCTGAGCTTGCGTGCTCCAAGTGAGCGGACCTTTTGCAAAAGCTCGCGGCGAAAATCCAAAGAAGAGGCCGCCTGACTGGAGCTTTCCGGCTTTGCCACATAATCGGTTGCCCCCAAAGACAGCGCCCGCATGCTGACTTCTGCGTTGCGGCGGGTCAGCGTGGAGGCCATGATAACGGTGAGGCCCCTTTTCTTGGCAAGGATAAGAGGAAGAGCTGTCAGCCCGTCCATCACCGGCATTTCAATATCCAGAATGACCACATCCGGATCACTTTTTTCGATATCATCGGTTGCCAATTTGCCATTTCGATGGGTGGCAACCACCTGCATATCCGGATCTTCCTGAATCCATCTGCTGATCAATCCCCTGATGACGGCGGAATCGTCAACAATCATAACCTTGATTGAAGCATCAGCAGAGGCACCGGAATTTATCGTTTTTCTTTGTGTGCCAAGCATTACTCGTTAGCCTATTCCCACTTAAACCAGACCAACTTCCTGGAACTTGGCTTCTATAATCTCACGGTCAAAAGGTTTCATGATATATTCGTTGGCACCGGCACGAATGGCCTTGGTAATGTGGGCCACATCATTTTCCGTGGTGCAGAACACGACGATGGGATCATCGCCCCCGTCCTCTTCACGCAACTTTGTCAGGAATTCCAACCCGTCCATAACCGGCATATTCCAGTCCAGAAGAATGGCATCAGGCATACTCTCCTTGCAAAGATCCAGCGCCTTTTGACCATCTGCGGCCTCGGAGGTGGTAAAATTCAGGTCCTCGAGAATTCGTTTCGCCACTTTTCTTATGACGTTTGAATCATCAACAACAAGGCAATGTTTCATCTAGATATACTCTTACTAAGTAGGATGATGCTTCAATTAGGCGGCTTTTGGCTCGATCAACGAGGTGAGAAGTCTGTCCACATCCAACACCACCATGAGCTGGCCGGAAAGACGGTGTACACCGCCTGAAATTTCCGCCCAATGCGCATCGAGGTTGGAGGGGTTTTCTTCCATTTCCTGCTTTGCAAGACTGAGGACCTCACCTACGGAGTCAATAACGAGACCAAAGGATTCACCTTTGTACTCGATGCCAACAGCCATCATGCCTTCTTCATTGGCCAACGGTTCCAAATTCAACCGTCGGCGCATGTTGATTGCGGTCACAACACGGCCACGTAGGTTCAGGACCCCTTCCACCTCTGGCGGTGCCAAAGGCACACGGGTGACCTTTTCCGGTACAAATACGTCATGAACCTGCGCGATCGGTATACCAAACAGCTGCCCGCCAATAACCACAGTCACAAACTGCACAGTTTCGCCTGAGCCCTGCACTGTTTCACCAGCGCCTATTGCATGCCCATTACTCATGCTGCCACCTCGATTTCTCCGGTTAACACGTCTTTCAGGGAAGCAATCAGTCCCGGTCTGTCAAACTTGGCCACATAATCGTCAAAGCCCGCTTTTCTACCCTTCTCGATGGAAGACGGCGTCACAACGGCTGACAGGGCAATGATTGGAAGGTTGCGGAACCGGTTATCACGGCGCAAAGTTTCGCAAAGCTCGAAGCCGCTGATCTCCGGCATTTCGATATCGGTCACGATGGCCCCGAAGGTGGCTCCCTTCTCCAGCACTTCAAACGCGGCTGCTGCATTCTCGCATACGGTTACCTTGTAACCGGCGGCTTTAAGAACAGGGGTCAGCATGTTGCGGAAGAAGGCACTGTCATCAATGAACAGGAGATCACGGGAGGCTTCCGCCTCGTGAATTTCCTTGCGCGCAAACCAGTCATCAAACGCCAGTGGCAGGAAGTGTCCCAGATCGACAATTTCCGTTGCCTTGCCCTTGATGATGGCAGAGCCAAGAACTCCCGGCGTTTCAGAAGCCACTTCAATCTGCATCCGGTCTTCCACGATGTCCACGATTTCATCGACAACCAAGCCCATGGAGCGGCCGAGGTCGGAGAACACCAGCATGGACTGGGTGCCCTCTTCTTTGCGCTGCAATTTCTCGTCGATGTAAACAAGTGGCATGAGCGAGCCACGATACTGGACAAGATCGCGATAGTTGGAGCGTTCGATTTTCGAGACTTCGAACTCTTCCAGACGTGTAACAAGAGACAGAGGAACCGCTTTTGGTTCTGCAGTTCCGGCACGGAACAGGAGAAGCGACATTGGCGCATCCATATCCTGAGCCGTGATATCATCCTCTGCAACACTCTCTTCAACCATAGAGCTGGAGCCATGGCTGGCCATTGCGGCTGCAACGCCGTTCGGGTCGATAATCATGATCACCGCCCCGTCACCCAAAATGGTATTGCCCGAGAACATGGTCAGATTACGCAGCATGGAGGACATGGGTTTGACCACGATTTCCTCTGTATGGAACACTGCGTCCACAACCACACCAAAGGTCTGGGCACCCACCTGCATGACAACAATAAAGCCATGCTCTTCGTCAAAGTCCTCTTCGGCTTTTACGCCCAGAAGCTGAGACATGTGCACCAGTGGCAACAGCTTGTTACGCAGGCGCAAGACAGAGCGATCCTTGATCCGCTCGATTTTGTGCTCGGAATTGGACTGAACCCGCACAAGTTCCACCACAGACATTTGCGGAATGGCGAAGCGGTCGCCGCCACTCTCCACAATCAAGGTGGATACAATGGCAAGGGTCAGCGGAATCTTGATGATAAATGTAGACCCCTTGCCCTGAATGGAGCGAACATCCACAGACCCGCCGATCTGCTCCACATTGTTGCGCACAACATCCATTCCAACGCCGCGACCGGACACACTGGTGACGGACTGCGCGGTGGAGAAGCCAGCGGCAAAAATGAACTTGAAGATCTGGTGATCAGACATCTTGTCCAGTTCAGCCTCGGTGGTCAGGCCGTTGCCCAGCGCTTTTTCCTTGATCCTCTCAAGGTTCAGGCCGCGCCCGTTATCCTTGACCTCGATCAGGATATGGCCACCTTCATGATATGCGGAAAGAGTGATTGTGCCCTTGGCCGGTTTACCGGCGGCAACACGCTCATCCGGCCCTTCCAGACCGTGGTCCGCAGAGTTGCGGATCATGTGGGTGAGCGGATCCTTGATCAGCTCAAGCACTTGCCTGTCCAGCTCGGTGTCAGCGCCAATCATGTCAAGATCGATCGGCTTGTTCAGTTCCTGCGAGAGATCGCGCACAATGCGCGGCAGCTTCTGCCATGCGTTGCCAATGGGCTGCATGCGGGTTTTCATAACCCCTTCCTGCAGCTCGGCCGTCACATTGGAAAGACGCTGCAAAGGCACCTTGAATTCACTGTCCTCATGACGGCGAACGATTTCCAGAAGCTGGTTACGGGTAAGAACCAGCTCTGAAACCATTGTCATAAGGTTTTCAAGAGTCTCAACAGCAACGCGAATCGACTGGTTGGAAACGCTTTGGCCACCCTTGCCATTCGGCTTTTTCGCTTGGGCAGGGGCTGCGGCCTTCTCTGGCTCTGCTGGTGTTTGCTCTGCCGGGGCTAAAGCTGTTTCTTCTTCAGGCTCCTCTTCACTTGGCAGCTCAATTTCCACGTCAGCTTCCTGAAAGGCGCGCTCCAGCTCATCCAAGGACACTTCACCGGGACGAAGAGGTCGCTCCAGTGTTTGCACGAGAAGAGGATCTTCGTCCTCGTCAAACCCTTGATCCAGCTCTCCTCCCATTTCGGCGGAAAGAGAAAGACGCTCCAACTCACTGATCAGATCGTTGTCTGTCCCTTCAGGTTCAACACCCTCGGCCATTTCAAGATCTGTGAGAATATCTTTAATGCGGTCAATCGAATTCAAGATAAGCGAGACAGCCTCAGGCGTAACCGGCACCCCATCTCGGAATTTCCCCATAAGGGTTTCCGCAGCATGCGCAATGGCTTCCAGACGAGGCAGGCCAAGGAATCCGCAGGTTCCCTTAATGGTGTGAACCAAGCGAAAAATATTATCCAGAATACTCGCATTGTTGGGATCTTGCTCGAATTTGACCAGTTCAACATCAACAACATCGAGACTTTCATTAGTCTCAGTGAGAAACTCTCTGAGAAGATCGTCCATTCGTCACACCTGCTTACACTTAATACTTGCCCTGAATCACCAAGGACCGACTCTTGATAATTTTGACATGATTTTTAAGTGAAACAGTTAATATACATTGAAGAACTGTTAATAATGCCCACTATAAAGTCGGGATTGGATGCGCGATGCAAGTTATTTCATCAGACTTTTCGGTAAGCTCCAGCCTCAAGCCCTCTTCTTTCGCAAGCAAACGCGTATAGATAGGCTGAACTGAATGCGCATCAATCCTTTCTGGAGCATCACCGGAAAGTACACTGGAAATCACTTGTGCGACCCTTGCATTTTTCCCCTTTGCGACCAGTTTGAACATCCTTTGGCCGTTCAAACCCTCACTGGTGACCGTAATGACACCGCCCCGAGGAACGCATTGGTTAATAGTTAGCAACAGATTTAAAAGAAGTTTTACCTGATTTTTTGGCAGAAGAATCCGTTCCAGCTGCCAGTCCAGCTCCGCCTTTTCGTTTTCCATGAAACCTGCGGCAACTGCATGGGCGTCTCCCAAGTCAATTTCGGAACCAGCTGACCCTGCGGCCCCGAATGCAAGGCGGGCAAATTGCAGTTTAGCAGAGGCTTGCCGTGCCGACTTGCGGATAAGATCCATTGCAAAGTCGGCCATATCTTCGTTGCCCTCCTCATCGAGGACCTCAAGGCCATTGGTGATGGCCCCAACAGGGCTGATGATGTCGTGACACACACGACTGGCAACCAATGCAGTGAGATCCAGGGAGGAGAGTTCTTCTAAAACAGCCATTTTTGCCCCATGATACCTGTTTTAAAGGCATGTAAACGATTCATTAACCACAATGCAGGGTTACATAAGCTGGGGGCGAATGCCAAGGCCTGTTAACCAATTGTAAAGAATTTATTGGTGTGGCGAACCCCTATTGAAACCACAAAGAGATATCAGCCCACGATTCATGTCCCCCTTAATTCAGCGAGTTCCCTTGCGCACCCCCTGAGAGATCACCTGTAAATTCACAGAAAACCTCAAAATACACAGGAAACATTTGAATTTATGAGAAATAAGGGGCAAGAGCCGCATATATTACCATAAATCAGATTTAAAACTCGAATCACTTTCTAACGGGAATGGGCTCGCTCTGAAGACATTCAGTCCATTTCTACTGATTTGAGTGATAATTATTTTGAGGGTCGACATTATGAAATACAGCCCCAGACACACGACTGGATACTTGGCAGCCTTCTTGATGGTGCTGGCGATGGTTGCCACAACCGTTTCCACCGCATCTGCGCAACAGGCAACAGACCAGCGCACTTATAGCGAGAATGATATTGTAGAAGCTGGACACCACTTTTTCGGGTCCATCTCTTCCGGTTTGGCGAAAGTGGTTGAAAAGGCCGTCCAGAAATATGGCGAGCCAAACGGGTACATTCTGGGCGAAGAAGGCTCAGCTGCCTTTTTTGCAGGTGCCAGCTACGGCGAAGGCCAGTTGTTTACGCGCAATGCAGGAACCCACACAATTTTCTGGCAAGGCCCATCCATCGGCTGGGACATGGGCGGCAATGGCAGCCGTGTGATGATGCTGGTTTATAACCTGCCCAACGTGGACAGCATGTTCAAGCGCTACGTGGGAGCCAAAGGTTCTGCTTACATGGTTGGCGGCTTTGGAATGCAGGCCCTTTCCAACAGCAATGTGGTTGTTGTGCCGGTGCGTGCCGGTGTTGGCGCCCGCCTTGGTGTGAATATGGGTTACCTGAAATTCACCCGTACACCTACATGGAACCCCTTCTGATTGATTTGCCTTTACGATAGATTTAAATTCTAGTGATTGTTTAGGGGAGCAGTTGCTTTTTAGCGCTACACTGCACCTTGAACCATCCACCAACCAGAAGAACTGGGCATTCTGTGTGATTGAAAAAGCGCTCTATATAGGACTAGGCGTTCTTACCGCCTCTTTATTGTATCTGGCGCTTCTTCCGCTCTTCTGGGCACGAGCTGTACGCTTGACCAAGAAAGCGATCGAAGCATCCAATCCCGTCAGTTACGCGAGAAACTCTATGGCAAGGGACCATATGAGAGCCCAGTTCGCCATAGAACGGCGACAACTGGAAGCCTCACTGGATGTCGCCCATGAGCGGCTGACAAAAACCCGCGCCGCTTTAAATGTAAGCGAGGCCCAGAGCCTTGCCCAAACCGAGGAAATACGCTCCCTTAG
This genomic window from Pseudovibrio sp. M1P-2-3 contains:
- the ctrA gene encoding response regulator transcription factor CtrA → MRVLLIEDDSATAQSIELMLKSENFNVYTTDLGEEGIDLGKLYDYDIIMLDLNLPDMSGYEVLRTLRVSKVKTPILILSGLAGIEDKVRGLGFGADDYMTKPFHKDELIARIHAIVRRSKGHAQSVIVTGDLTVNLDTKTVEVGGQRVHLTGKEYQMLELLSLRKGTTLTKEMFLNHLYGGMDEPELKIIDVFICKLRKKLASATSGKNYIETVWGRGYVLREPEEKAA
- a CDS encoding CheR family methyltransferase, with the protein product MTPQDYEFLRTFLMSRSGLVLSDEKQYLVESRLVPIVRRREFSSLSELIGTLRKPGTRELQEDVVEAMTTNESFFFRDKTPFEHFKAEMLPAMLKSREARKRIRIWCAAASTGQEPYSLCMTLKEMKARTAGFNFDIVGTDLSKEVLEKARSGIYSQFEVQRGLPIQMLLKYFTQQEELWQIAPELRSMVQWKKMNLLDSFAGLGEFDIVFCRNVLIYFDQATKIEVLQKISRQMPADGYLVLGAAETVVGLTDCFEPVPNLRGLYRPKQSKQLGLSPIEQVRSRLNAIG
- a CDS encoding protein-glutamate methylesterase/protein-glutamine glutaminase codes for the protein MLGTQRKTINSGASADASIKVMIVDDSAVIRGLISRWIQEDPDMQVVATHRNGKLATDDIEKSDPDVVILDIEMPVMDGLTALPLILAKKRGLTVIMASTLTRRNAEVSMRALSLGATDYVAKPESSSQAASSLDFRRELLQKVRSLGARKLRRASLRASSLPQRRMRAETTGLRPSAAPQNSYRLNPRLALQKAKAQHGDENYSLRSMSPVLPKVLAIGSSTGGPQALHSVLENMGPRVKSLPILITQHMPRTFTTILAEHLGKSVGIPAKEGEHEEPLKAGHIYVAPGGYHMRVGAKDGRAVVLLDETAPINFCRPSVDPLFESIAEVFGSGVLALVLTGMGADGSKGSVFIADKGGSVIAQDEESSVVWGMPGAAVKAGSCSEILPLDKIGPRLASIIGGKVR
- a CDS encoding response regulator, with translation MKHCLVVDDSNVIRKVAKRILEDLNFTTSEAADGQKALDLCKESMPDAILLDWNMPVMDGLEFLTKLREEDGGDDPIVVFCTTENDVAHITKAIRAGANEYIMKPFDREIIEAKFQEVGLV
- a CDS encoding chemotaxis protein CheW, whose product is MSNGHAIGAGETVQGSGETVQFVTVVIGGQLFGIPIAQVHDVFVPEKVTRVPLAPPEVEGVLNLRGRVVTAINMRRRLNLEPLANEEGMMAVGIEYKGESFGLVIDSVGEVLSLAKQEMEENPSNLDAHWAEISGGVHRLSGQLMVVLDVDRLLTSLIEPKAA
- a CDS encoding hybrid sensor histidine kinase/response regulator, coding for MDDLLREFLTETNESLDVVDVELVKFEQDPNNASILDNIFRLVHTIKGTCGFLGLPRLEAIAHAAETLMGKFRDGVPVTPEAVSLILNSIDRIKDILTDLEMAEGVEPEGTDNDLISELERLSLSAEMGGELDQGFDEDEDPLLVQTLERPLRPGEVSLDELERAFQEADVEIELPSEEEPEEETALAPAEQTPAEPEKAAAPAQAKKPNGKGGQSVSNQSIRVAVETLENLMTMVSELVLTRNQLLEIVRRHEDSEFKVPLQRLSNVTAELQEGVMKTRMQPIGNAWQKLPRIVRDLSQELNKPIDLDMIGADTELDRQVLELIKDPLTHMIRNSADHGLEGPDERVAAGKPAKGTITLSAYHEGGHILIEVKDNGRGLNLERIKEKALGNGLTTEAELDKMSDHQIFKFIFAAGFSTAQSVTSVSGRGVGMDVVRNNVEQIGGSVDVRSIQGKGSTFIIKIPLTLAIVSTLIVESGGDRFAIPQMSVVELVRVQSNSEHKIERIKDRSVLRLRNKLLPLVHMSQLLGVKAEEDFDEEHGFIVVMQVGAQTFGVVVDAVFHTEEIVVKPMSSMLRNLTMFSGNTILGDGAVIMIIDPNGVAAAMASHGSSSMVEESVAEDDITAQDMDAPMSLLLFRAGTAEPKAVPLSLVTRLEEFEVSKIERSNYRDLVQYRGSLMPLVYIDEKLQRKEEGTQSMLVFSDLGRSMGLVVDEIVDIVEDRMQIEVASETPGVLGSAIIKGKATEIVDLGHFLPLAFDDWFARKEIHEAEASRDLLFIDDSAFFRNMLTPVLKAAGYKVTVCENAAAAFEVLEKGATFGAIVTDIEMPEISGFELCETLRRDNRFRNLPIIALSAVVTPSSIEKGRKAGFDDYVAKFDRPGLIASLKDVLTGEIEVAA
- the chpT gene encoding histidine phosphotransferase ChpT, translated to MAVLEELSSLDLTALVASRVCHDIISPVGAITNGLEVLDEEGNEDMADFAMDLIRKSARQASAKLQFARLAFGAAGSAGSEIDLGDAHAVAAGFMENEKAELDWQLERILLPKNQVKLLLNLLLTINQCVPRGGVITVTSEGLNGQRMFKLVAKGKNARVAQVISSVLSGDAPERIDAHSVQPIYTRLLAKEEGLRLELTEKSDEITCIAHPIPTL
- a CDS encoding DUF1134 domain-containing protein, which produces MKYSPRHTTGYLAAFLMVLAMVATTVSTASAQQATDQRTYSENDIVEAGHHFFGSISSGLAKVVEKAVQKYGEPNGYILGEEGSAAFFAGASYGEGQLFTRNAGTHTIFWQGPSIGWDMGGNGSRVMMLVYNLPNVDSMFKRYVGAKGSAYMVGGFGMQALSNSNVVVVPVRAGVGARLGVNMGYLKFTRTPTWNPF